Proteins encoded together in one Mercenaria mercenaria strain notata chromosome 18, MADL_Memer_1, whole genome shotgun sequence window:
- the LOC128550800 gene encoding glycoprotein 3-alpha-L-fucosyltransferase A-like, producing MSFDRTDANRSQAIIFDGCFMPRNLNFTRPDGQIWIFAAHESPLTYSAGGNWWYRNKQYIFNWTMTYDKDNTDIFLPYGEILKRNNEKKRNFKSIALNKKKTLLMIASHCQTDSKRQEYVKELKKYIDVDVLGRCGKKLNCGIHYTHDEKCFQLLNTSYKFYLAFENALCHQYITEKFYENFNYDLIMLTRGGYKEESKTLFPEGIYIATEDFKSIKDLATYLKNLRVDEYAELLKRESVLFSWLFKGLSKSIV from the coding sequence ATGAGTTTTGATAGAACAGATGCAAACAGAAGCCAGGCTATTATATTTGATGGCTGTTTTATGCCACGAAACCTCAATTTTACACGTCCAGATGGACAAATTTGGATTTTTGCGGCTCATGAGTCCCCACTTACATACAGTGCAGGTGGAAATTGGTGGtatagaaataaacaatatatatttaactgGACAATGACCTATGACAAGGACAACACAGACATATTTCTACCATATGGAGAAATACTAAAACGCAACAATGAGAAGAAGCGCAACTTCAAGTCAATAGCACTGAATAAAAAGAAGACACTTTTGATGATTGCGTCGCACTGCCAAACCGATTCGAAAAGGCAAGAGTATGTGAAAGAACTGAAGAAGTATATTGATGTCGATGTTTTGGGACGATGTGGTAAAAAATTGAATTGTGGAATTCACTACACACATGATGAGAAgtgttttcaacttttgaatacaTCTTACAAGTTCTATTTAGCATTTGAGAATGCTTTATGTCATCAATATATCACGGAAAAGTTTTACGAAAATTTCAACTATGATCTGATTATGTTGACACGTGGTGGTTATAAGGAGGAGTCGAAAACGTTATTTCCTGAAGGCATATATATAGCAACAGAAGATTTCAAGTCAATCAAGGATCTTGCAACCTACTTGAAAAACCTACGTGTCGACGAATATGCTGAACTGCTAAAACGAGAGTCAGTTTTATTCTCCTGGCTATTTAAAGGTTTATCAAAGAGCATTGTGTGA